In the genome of Thiomicrospira aerophila AL3, one region contains:
- a CDS encoding P-II family nitrogen regulator, protein MKLIVAIIKPFKLDDVREALHDIDVHGMTVTEAKGFGRQKGHTEIYRGAEYAIEFLPKVRLEIGVPDDKVEVAIEAIGNAARTGKIGDGKIFVMPIEQAVRIRTEESGDVAL, encoded by the coding sequence ATGAAACTTATAGTGGCAATTATCAAACCCTTCAAACTCGATGATGTGCGTGAAGCACTGCATGACATCGATGTGCACGGGATGACTGTAACAGAGGCCAAAGGTTTTGGTCGCCAAAAGGGTCACACTGAAATTTACCGTGGCGCTGAATACGCGATTGAGTTTTTACCAAAGGTTCGCCTAGAAATTGGGGTCCCCGATGACAAAGTTGAAGTCGCTATTGAAGCCATTGGCAATGCGGCACGTACTGGCAAAATCGGCGACGGCAAAATTTTTGTTATGCCTATCGAGCAAGCTGTTCGGATTCGTACCGAAGAGTCTGGCGATGTTGCGCTGTAA
- a CDS encoding ammonium transporter codes for MEQQVIEVSYALDTFYFLMAGALVMWMAAGFTMLEAGLVRSKNTTEILAKNIGLFSIASLMYMIVGYNIMYGEGVNSIIPSLSFLLGGDNTLEEVVAGEAYYSNLADFFFQVVFVATAMSIVSGAVAERMKLMSFFAFAVVLTAVIYPVQGYWTWGEGFLDELGFSDFAGSGIVHMAGAAAALAGVLVLGARKGKYGPNGEVRAIPGANMPLAALGTFILWLGWFGFNGGSQLQITTVEDANAVAAVFVNTNLAAAAGVIGAMVVSKILFGKVDLTMILNGALAGLVSITAEPLEPSPLGAAIVGFIGGAIVVFAILALDKKFKIDDPVGAISVHGVVGIWGLIAVVFSNGDASIVSQLIGIVVIFSWVFLASLLTWFVIKAIMGVRVTEEQEYEGLDKSECGMEAYPEFNNK; via the coding sequence ATGGAACAACAAGTCATCGAAGTCAGTTATGCACTCGATACCTTTTACTTCCTCATGGCCGGTGCATTGGTTATGTGGATGGCAGCAGGCTTTACTATGCTAGAAGCCGGCTTAGTGCGTAGCAAAAACACGACTGAAATCCTGGCCAAAAACATTGGTCTTTTCTCTATCGCATCATTAATGTATATGATTGTTGGTTACAACATTATGTACGGTGAAGGTGTTAATAGCATCATCCCAAGCCTAAGCTTTTTATTAGGTGGTGATAACACGCTTGAAGAAGTTGTAGCCGGCGAAGCTTATTATTCAAACCTAGCTGACTTCTTCTTCCAAGTGGTATTCGTTGCCACGGCGATGTCAATCGTGTCGGGTGCGGTTGCAGAACGTATGAAGTTGATGTCTTTCTTCGCGTTCGCAGTGGTACTGACTGCGGTCATCTACCCTGTACAAGGTTACTGGACTTGGGGTGAAGGTTTCCTTGATGAGTTAGGTTTCTCTGACTTTGCAGGTTCTGGTATTGTTCACATGGCCGGTGCCGCTGCGGCTCTAGCAGGTGTATTGGTGCTAGGCGCACGTAAAGGTAAATATGGCCCTAACGGTGAAGTCCGCGCGATTCCAGGTGCGAACATGCCACTCGCCGCACTAGGTACTTTTATCCTATGGTTGGGTTGGTTCGGCTTTAACGGTGGTTCACAGTTACAAATCACCACTGTTGAAGATGCAAACGCTGTAGCCGCGGTATTCGTAAACACGAATTTAGCTGCAGCAGCAGGTGTGATCGGTGCGATGGTGGTCTCTAAGATCCTATTCGGTAAAGTTGACTTAACCATGATCCTAAACGGTGCATTAGCAGGCCTGGTATCTATTACGGCTGAACCTTTAGAGCCATCTCCACTAGGTGCAGCAATTGTTGGCTTCATTGGTGGTGCGATTGTAGTCTTCGCTATCCTAGCCTTGGATAAGAAGTTCAAAATTGACGATCCAGTTGGTGCGATTTCAGTACACGGTGTGGTAGGTATCTGGGGTCTTATCGCAGTCGTATTCAGCAATGGCGACGCGAGCATTGTGTCTCAGCTAATCGGTATCGTGGTTATCTTCAGCTGGGTATTCCTTGCCAGCTTACTAACCTGGTTTGTAATCAAAGCGATCATGGGCGTACGCGTCACGGAAGAGCAAGAGTACGAAGGTTTAGACAAGTCTGAATGTGGTATGGAAGCTTATCCAGAGTTCAACAACAAGTAA
- a CDS encoding flagellin N-terminal helical domain-containing protein produces the protein MSINATNTGGANFSSFSPTAASMTSGLQINRAADNPAGLAVTTDMTTEIMSKSVGMRNASDGVLLLQTADGAAQSMTANLQRMYELSIQSMNGTLNPSQRNILNNEFQQNLQELGRIAETTQFNGVALFNGENPDINIELGDSSASLTMPTLNNDALGLSGLDISNPANATATTDALRTALDTLSSSQAQFGAQQNGLFSAISNMATGQQNDYASRSQILDTDFARASMNKAREDVLNQAGIMMLAQSNQDKANVLQLIR, from the coding sequence ATGAGCATAAATGCAACTAATACCGGTGGCGCAAACTTTTCGAGCTTCAGCCCTACCGCCGCGAGCATGACTTCGGGTTTACAAATTAACCGCGCTGCCGATAACCCTGCCGGACTTGCCGTCACCACGGACATGACCACCGAAATTATGAGCAAGTCAGTTGGGATGCGTAATGCATCAGATGGTGTATTGCTTTTGCAAACAGCCGATGGTGCAGCACAAAGCATGACGGCTAACTTGCAACGTATGTATGAGTTGTCAATTCAATCTATGAACGGCACCCTAAATCCTTCGCAACGTAACATTTTGAATAATGAGTTTCAGCAAAACCTACAAGAACTGGGTCGAATAGCAGAAACAACCCAGTTTAATGGCGTGGCGCTATTTAACGGTGAAAACCCCGACATAAACATCGAACTGGGTGATAGCTCAGCGAGTTTAACGATGCCGACGCTAAACAATGATGCCTTGGGCTTAAGCGGCCTAGATATCAGCAACCCCGCCAATGCAACGGCGACTACTGATGCCCTTAGAACCGCATTAGATACATTGAGCAGCTCACAAGCTCAATTTGGCGCACAACAAAATGGTTTATTTTCAGCCATATCCAACATGGCTACAGGGCAGCAAAATGATTATGCGAGTCGTAGCCAAATTTTAGATACCGATTTTGCGCGCGCCTCAATGAACAAAGCGCGTGAAGATGTCTTAAATCAAGCCGGGATCATGATGCTAGCCCAAAGCAACCAAGATAAGGCAAATGTGCTACAGCTTATTAGATAA
- a CDS encoding 2OG-Fe(II) oxygenase: MFNLQLESESINTAIDALVDKGWYFWHNAIPTSLCDALYFELQQRQQDGELQQAGIGRGQEHQLNQRIRRDAIHWLERQTPAQAQYLDLMQQLQLELNRQLFLGLFEYEAHFALYSPGDFYKKHRDSFRGAANRMVTSVTYLNPTWQADWGGELVLYNEEDTQELTRLMPQCGALALFMSEQLPHEVLPTRQPRASIAGWFRCNTSTHDLVNPPK, translated from the coding sequence TTGTTCAACTTACAATTAGAGTCAGAGTCTATTAATACGGCGATTGACGCCCTTGTCGATAAAGGTTGGTATTTTTGGCACAACGCTATTCCCACATCACTTTGTGATGCACTCTATTTTGAACTCCAACAACGCCAACAGGATGGTGAGTTACAGCAAGCCGGTATTGGGCGCGGTCAAGAGCATCAACTTAACCAACGTATTCGACGCGATGCCATTCACTGGCTTGAACGTCAAACACCTGCACAAGCACAATACCTCGATCTGATGCAACAGCTGCAACTCGAACTCAATCGTCAATTATTTTTGGGCTTATTTGAATACGAAGCCCATTTTGCCCTCTATTCACCAGGGGATTTTTATAAAAAACATCGTGACAGTTTTCGCGGTGCGGCCAACCGAATGGTCACCAGCGTGACTTACCTGAATCCCACTTGGCAAGCTGACTGGGGTGGTGAACTTGTTTTATATAACGAGGAAGATACGCAAGAACTTACACGACTCATGCCACAGTGTGGCGCGCTGGCGCTGTTTATGAGCGAACAATTGCCGCATGAAGTCTTACCGACACGACAACCACGTGCCAGTATTGCCGGTTGGTTTCGGTGCAACACCTCAACCCACGACCTAGTCAATCCACCAAAATAA
- a CDS encoding valine--tRNA ligase has translation MDKHFDPTTIEAKWYQTWENAGYFSPNTDSDKAPYCIMIPPPNVTGSLHMGHAFQDTIMDTLIRLNRMQGKPTLWQPGTDHAGIATQMVVERQLAAKGLSRHDLGRDKFIDEIWKWKAESGGTITQQLRRLGASPDWSRERFTMDDGLSNAVKEVFVRLYEEGLIYRGKRLVNWDPVLHTAVSDLEVISEEEQGNMWHLRYPLTNGNGHLVVATTRPETMLGDQAVAVHPEDERYQHLIGQTITLPLVGREIPIIADDYVDPAFGTGCVKITPAHDFNDYEMGKRHNLPMLNVFTQDAAINEEAPEKYLGLDRYEARKQIVADLEALGLMEKIEPHKLMVPRGDRTHAVIEPMLTDQWYVAVQELAKPAIDAVKNGDIEFVPKNWENTYFEWMNNIQDWCISRQIWWGHRIPAWYDDQGGVYVGRDEAEVRAKHNLGDRPLHQDDDVLDTWFSSALWTFSTLGWPEQTPELEKFHPTSVLVTGFDIIFFWVARMIMMTLKFTGQVPFKQVYVHGLVRDAEGQKMSKSKGNVLDPIDLIDGIDLESLVNKRTYGMMQPEKAAKIEKDTRKQFADGIPAFGTDAMRFTFASLASTGRDIRFDLNRCEGYRNFCNKLWNATRYVLMNTQGFDTGVDESQPIELSLADRWIVSRLQTLETEVVRHFEQYRFDMAANLLYEFTWNEYCDWYLELAKPILNKDSSDAAKRGTRQTLVRVLETLLRLLHPVMPYITEEAWQSVAPLAGKQGDTIMLQLYPEADDSKIDSTAEAELDWVKQFIMGVRRIRSEMDIAPGKPLPVLLSKVSAQDQAWLDNNRLFLMTLAKLESIEVLANETDAPESAMSLVGEMNILIPMAGLIDKDAELARLDKEISKLKAEFERLNAKLSNESFVARAPEEVVAKERDKLADIQSALTNLEQQHDKITAL, from the coding sequence ATGGATAAACATTTCGACCCGACAACGATTGAAGCCAAGTGGTATCAAACTTGGGAAAACGCCGGTTATTTCTCGCCTAATACCGACTCAGACAAAGCGCCCTATTGCATTATGATTCCGCCGCCGAACGTGACCGGCAGCCTGCACATGGGACATGCCTTCCAAGACACCATTATGGATACCCTGATTCGCCTCAATCGTATGCAAGGCAAACCGACCCTGTGGCAACCGGGAACGGATCACGCCGGTATCGCCACCCAAATGGTGGTTGAGCGCCAATTGGCCGCCAAAGGCTTGAGTCGCCATGATTTAGGCCGCGACAAGTTTATTGATGAAATCTGGAAATGGAAAGCCGAATCCGGCGGCACCATCACCCAACAATTACGCCGCTTGGGTGCATCGCCTGACTGGAGCCGTGAACGCTTTACCATGGACGACGGCTTATCCAACGCGGTGAAGGAAGTATTTGTGCGCTTATATGAAGAAGGCTTGATTTATCGCGGCAAACGCTTGGTCAACTGGGACCCGGTGCTCCACACCGCCGTGTCAGACTTGGAAGTTATTTCCGAAGAAGAACAAGGCAATATGTGGCATTTACGTTATCCGCTCACTAACGGTAACGGTCACCTTGTAGTCGCCACAACGCGCCCCGAAACCATGCTGGGCGACCAAGCGGTGGCGGTGCATCCTGAAGACGAGCGTTATCAGCACCTGATCGGCCAAACTATTACTTTGCCGTTAGTTGGGCGTGAGATTCCGATTATCGCCGATGACTATGTTGACCCTGCGTTTGGAACAGGTTGCGTCAAAATCACGCCCGCGCACGACTTTAACGACTATGAAATGGGCAAGCGTCATAACCTGCCGATGTTAAATGTGTTCACCCAAGACGCAGCGATTAACGAAGAAGCGCCGGAAAAATATCTAGGTCTCGACCGTTATGAAGCACGTAAACAAATCGTCGCTGATTTGGAAGCGCTCGGTCTGATGGAGAAAATCGAACCGCATAAACTGATGGTGCCACGTGGTGACCGAACACATGCGGTGATCGAGCCGATGCTGACCGACCAATGGTATGTCGCGGTGCAAGAACTAGCGAAACCGGCGATTGACGCGGTGAAAAACGGCGACATCGAATTTGTACCGAAAAACTGGGAAAACACCTATTTTGAATGGATGAACAATATTCAAGACTGGTGTATATCGCGCCAAATTTGGTGGGGACACCGCATTCCGGCTTGGTATGACGACCAAGGCGGCGTGTATGTCGGACGCGATGAAGCCGAAGTGCGCGCCAAACATAATTTAGGTGATCGTCCGTTACATCAGGATGATGATGTGTTGGATACCTGGTTCAGCTCGGCGTTATGGACGTTTTCGACGCTGGGCTGGCCGGAGCAAACACCGGAACTGGAAAAATTCCACCCGACTTCGGTCTTGGTAACCGGTTTCGACATTATTTTCTTCTGGGTCGCACGGATGATTATGATGACGCTGAAATTCACCGGCCAAGTGCCGTTTAAACAAGTCTATGTGCATGGTCTGGTGCGCGATGCCGAAGGCCAGAAGATGTCCAAATCCAAAGGCAACGTGCTTGACCCGATTGACTTGATTGACGGCATTGATTTGGAAAGCCTGGTAAATAAACGCACCTACGGCATGATGCAACCGGAAAAAGCCGCCAAAATTGAAAAAGACACCCGCAAACAATTTGCCGACGGTATTCCCGCATTTGGCACCGATGCGATGCGTTTCACCTTTGCCTCGCTCGCCTCAACCGGACGCGATATACGGTTTGACCTCAATCGTTGTGAAGGCTACCGCAACTTCTGCAATAAATTGTGGAACGCCACCCGTTATGTCTTAATGAACACCCAAGGGTTTGATACCGGGGTCGATGAAAGCCAACCGATTGAGTTATCCTTGGCAGATCGTTGGATCGTATCGCGCCTACAAACGCTAGAAACCGAAGTGGTACGCCATTTTGAACAATACCGTTTTGATATGGCGGCGAATTTATTGTATGAGTTTACCTGGAACGAATACTGCGATTGGTATTTAGAGCTGGCGAAACCGATTCTTAACAAAGACTCGTCCGATGCGGCCAAACGCGGTACGCGCCAAACCCTGGTTCGCGTGTTGGAAACCTTGTTGCGTTTATTGCATCCGGTGATGCCTTATATCACCGAAGAGGCTTGGCAGTCGGTCGCGCCCTTGGCCGGTAAACAGGGCGACACGATCATGTTGCAACTTTACCCGGAAGCAGACGACAGCAAAATCGACAGCACCGCCGAAGCCGAATTGGACTGGGTGAAACAATTTATTATGGGTGTGCGTCGTATCCGTTCGGAAATGGATATTGCACCGGGCAAACCCCTGCCGGTATTACTCAGCAAAGTATCGGCGCAAGACCAGGCCTGGTTAGATAACAACCGTCTGTTCTTAATGACACTAGCGAAGCTTGAATCCATTGAAGTCTTAGCCAATGAAACTGATGCGCCGGAATCTGCTATGTCACTGGTTGGCGAGATGAATATTTTGATCCCCATGGCCGGTTTAATTGACAAGGATGCGGAACTCGCCCGCTTGGATAAAGAAATCAGCAAACTGAAAGCCGAATTTGAACGTTTGAACGCTAAACTGAGCAATGAAAGTTTTGTCGCACGCGCACCGGAAGAAGTGGTTGCCAAAGAGCGTGACAAACTTGCTGACATTCAATCGGCCTTAACTAACTTGGAGCAACAACATGACAAAATTACTGCGCTTTAA
- a CDS encoding TIGR04211 family SH3 domain-containing protein, with amino-acid sequence MTKLLRFKRQTLGILLVAGSLNLGMMTSSTAFAQEFTHYVSDNVEQPIRRGAGVEFRIERMLPPGTPLKVLETRDGWSRVEANYNNRVSQGWIHQVSIQNQPPARTLLNEQRARFNELETRFNEQTNDYEQLKINHDEVVSELTELKQAHFEARRELEQIRQISGQAVDLDQQNREMRQIINELEAQQVIMRQQIAQAGDAVKRQWFLTGAGVLLLGLLLGRFFRIPKRRSSWDSV; translated from the coding sequence ATGACAAAATTACTGCGCTTTAAGCGCCAAACCCTTGGCATACTGCTTGTTGCAGGTAGTTTAAACCTTGGCATGATGACCAGTAGTACTGCCTTTGCACAAGAATTCACCCACTATGTCAGTGATAACGTTGAACAACCGATTAGACGCGGTGCCGGTGTTGAATTTCGGATTGAACGGATGTTGCCGCCCGGTACGCCGTTAAAAGTACTCGAAACGCGTGATGGTTGGTCACGGGTTGAAGCCAACTATAACAATCGTGTATCACAAGGTTGGATCCACCAGGTTTCTATTCAGAATCAACCACCTGCTCGTACACTGCTCAATGAACAACGTGCTCGCTTCAATGAGCTTGAAACCCGTTTTAATGAACAAACCAACGATTATGAGCAGTTAAAAATTAACCATGATGAAGTGGTTAGCGAGTTAACCGAGCTGAAACAAGCCCACTTTGAAGCGCGCCGTGAATTAGAGCAAATCCGACAAATTTCTGGACAAGCCGTTGATTTAGATCAGCAAAATCGCGAAATGCGTCAAATCATTAATGAACTAGAAGCGCAGCAGGTGATTATGCGCCAACAAATTGCCCAAGCGGGTGATGCGGTCAAACGCCAATGGTTTTTAACCGGTGCTGGCGTACTGTTATTAGGTTTATTATTGGGCCGCTTCTTTAGAATCCCGAAACGTCGCAGCAGTTGGGATAGCGTTTAA
- a CDS encoding DsbC family protein codes for MIKPIQTLALAALMGASAMMPAMADKQRIQQVLSQMAPGAPAADIQETVVPGMYQVVLGVTVFYMTADGKHLFNGNLINLEQGVNLTEQRLEQARLDALNAIDPNSMIIFKAKGETKRQITVFTDIDCPFCKRFHNQVAKLNDAGIEVRYLAFPRSGPGTPSFTKMESVWCSANPVKAMDDAKNGLDPETKRCENPVMSHFQAAQFFNVSGTPTMIIDDGQMVPGFVPAEELIPALLQN; via the coding sequence ATGATTAAACCGATTCAAACCTTGGCATTGGCGGCACTGATGGGCGCGAGTGCGATGATGCCCGCCATGGCAGACAAACAACGTATTCAGCAAGTATTATCGCAAATGGCACCAGGCGCACCGGCGGCAGATATTCAAGAAACCGTCGTGCCGGGAATGTACCAAGTGGTGCTGGGTGTAACCGTGTTTTATATGACCGCTGATGGGAAACATTTGTTTAACGGTAACTTGATTAACCTAGAGCAGGGTGTCAATCTAACAGAGCAGCGCTTAGAACAGGCTCGGTTAGATGCGTTGAATGCGATTGACCCCAATTCGATGATTATTTTTAAAGCGAAGGGTGAGACCAAGCGTCAAATTACTGTTTTTACCGATATTGATTGCCCGTTTTGTAAGCGTTTCCATAACCAAGTGGCCAAGTTAAATGACGCCGGCATTGAAGTGCGTTATTTGGCGTTTCCACGCTCTGGCCCAGGTACGCCAAGCTTTACTAAAATGGAGTCGGTTTGGTGTAGTGCCAACCCGGTTAAGGCTATGGATGACGCTAAAAATGGTTTAGATCCTGAAACTAAGCGTTGTGAAAACCCGGTGATGTCGCACTTCCAAGCGGCCCAATTCTTTAATGTATCGGGCACGCCGACGATGATTATTGATGATGGCCAAATGGTGCCCGGTTTTGTCCCTGCGGAAGAGTTAATTCCGGCATTATTGCAAAACTGA
- the xerD gene encoding site-specific tyrosine recombinase XerD → MPFDQALAAFMRYLHLAQGLSRATQQAYQRDLRDFVLRTGGETALTSAAWLTWQEADIRQYLAGLSAEAKPQTLARRLAAIKRLYKFALHQAWLSVHPAQQLQAPKRLKAIPKVLSEQNIDALLAAPDVSTALGLRDRAILELMYATGLRVSEVVSLPIAQVDLAAGLLMVVGKGNKQRIIPLGEWAQDWLSQYLARARPGLLKPGAVLDEVFVSRIGRPMTRQTLWHRIHNLAQQAGLTGTLSPHGLRHAFATHLINHGADLRSVQLLLGHSDLSTTQIYTHVAKARLKQLHQQHHPRG, encoded by the coding sequence ATGCCATTTGATCAAGCCTTAGCCGCCTTTATGCGTTATTTGCATCTTGCGCAAGGTTTAAGCCGTGCAACACAACAGGCTTATCAGCGTGACTTACGTGATTTTGTGCTGCGGACTGGCGGTGAAACAGCCTTGACATCCGCTGCTTGGCTAACTTGGCAAGAGGCTGATATTCGTCAGTATTTAGCGGGGTTATCGGCAGAAGCTAAACCGCAAACGCTTGCCCGACGCTTGGCGGCTATCAAGCGTCTGTATAAGTTTGCTCTGCACCAGGCCTGGTTGTCGGTGCATCCAGCACAACAGTTGCAAGCCCCCAAACGTTTAAAAGCGATTCCTAAGGTGTTGTCAGAGCAAAATATTGATGCGTTACTGGCCGCACCGGATGTCAGCACAGCGTTAGGGTTGCGCGATCGTGCTATTTTAGAGCTGATGTATGCAACTGGTTTACGAGTATCTGAGGTCGTTAGCTTGCCGATTGCACAGGTGGATTTAGCAGCAGGCCTGCTGATGGTGGTGGGGAAGGGCAATAAACAACGGATTATTCCGCTAGGTGAGTGGGCGCAGGATTGGTTGTCGCAGTATTTAGCGCGTGCCCGACCAGGCCTGCTTAAACCGGGCGCCGTGCTGGATGAGGTGTTTGTTTCACGAATCGGTCGCCCGATGACACGACAAACATTGTGGCATCGTATCCATAATCTTGCGCAACAGGCGGGTCTCACTGGTACACTATCACCCCATGGGTTGCGGCATGCCTTTGCGACGCATTTAATTAATCATGGAGCGGATTTACGCAGTGTGCAGTTACTGCTTGGACACAGCGATTTATCTACTACCCAAATTTATACCCATGTCGCTAAAGCGCGACTCAAACAGCTTCATCAACAACATCATCCGCGCGGATAG